A segment of the Populus nigra chromosome 12, ddPopNigr1.1, whole genome shotgun sequence genome:
TCCAATAAACGTGCACGTAAAAAGTCAGCGTCAAAACAACAATGTGGAGAAGTTCATCAGCACAGAACCAGCACGAACATGTCAAGCTTTTCCATGAATAGAAAATGGAGCATCTATTTTGATCTTATGCATGAACATTGTACAAGAGTAGGACAGCACTCTTCTAATTTCTAAATGCAATAAACTACCCCTTATCATATGCTTCattgtttttatagttaattctATCATTTTATGTCATCTTTGTTTATATTTGGATGAAGTTCAAAACTCCAACAATATAAACACGTTCAGTTCAAAGTGCATTGGTTACTTTGAGTATTTTCTCTATTTACTTTTAATCTGTCAGAAAATTGCTTTAAAAGCAATATTCACTGGGATTTTTTGTACAATACAAgagaactaaagaaaaaaaatactactgCTAAGATTTGTCCAAGGAAATGAACTTTAAGAAGAAAATGGCATTAAGCTTAAACTAGTCGCGCTACACGGCGGGGAACAAATTTTTtctttagcaaaaaaaattgaaaatggctgtttttaatgtttttttgaggaaaaaaaccaaataataaattaaaaagattagacACTTATCTAGCTAAATAAATCGTTAATTTACATCTCATTAcgggttataattttttttattagaaaaataaatgctcatgtttttttaatgtttttttttttgagaaaaacaatcataataataaattgaaaaattcatgcatgtattaattaaatcaactgaaaatcatctgaaaaaaaatcaaagttaattaaatCAACTGAAAATCGATTGcattgatgaaattataaaaaataaaaagaaaatttttcaataaaaataaaatatagataaacTTAATATCCAAAGCCAATACTTTTATCTAATGCAAATGTATTTTTCTGTcccaaagctttttttttatcacaatataatttttttttatctctaaaaataaaattaatttatatagtgcacaaaaaaaatcatgaaagtaAAATTATGGCTCGCATGCATGTTCAAAATATAACGAAGTTAAAACCATATGcatcatattaattaatttaatttaattaacatcttaggttttataaattaatcattGCTAGTCTGTATCATTTAAACATGTCACCCTCTTATTATATCACCCAATACGTTTTAATTTTacgatttaaagtgtttttagccACTATGCATTAAATTTCAAACATCCTaacatctcaattttttttaagttaggaAAATAAAGATACAACCCACAGCATATGTgagcttatttttttctaaactttaaaaaagacataaatttaacaaatacaatgaatttaaaaattcaagataccctgaattatttttaaaattaataaaaaacaacaaagtataatccctaaaaaaattaaaatattaaaaaaacaaccagatGAATTTTCAAAACCTGAATCAATCACTACATTTGAGAGTGGgcaaaaattatccaaaacacaaaaaaatttatataacacTAGCATTTTTAAAGAACTCAAAGAAAACTTGAGAGTCaacaatttcaaataatttaaactaaatttaaaatataagaaataggCACCTgtcaatataagaaaaaaaaatattaaaaaaaacacctatttTGTATCCCGTATAATGACTATTTTACACCAATTTATCCAAGGCGCACACTTACAACAGTATAAAGGTAGAACGCAAACTGTCACTGGGACAAGGAAATCCATAGTCTACTGTTCTTCATAGTAAGGCGGTGTTGACTGAACACACAATTCATTTCCATCtgcatcaccatcatcatcctcatcctcatcctcatcaGCGTCCACCCAGTTACTAGGATGACGTTGTGAAAAACTATGTGCATTAGTTTCTGATCTCTCTGGGAGCAGAAAATCGAAAAATTGTAAGTACATAGCAGGGGAAAACATTTTTAAGGTTAGCCCAACAGAAGACTACAACTAACCTTGGGCTTCTTTTGCATGATCTTTTTGCACAGGATGGCCGCTAATACATCAAGTCAAGGAATTGAAATTCAAATCATCAAATAGGCATCAGAATTAGTGCAAAAGACTAATACAAACATTATAGTAATATTATGGTGGAGTCATGCCAgtgcatgatattttttgtgCTATTGGAATTCCAGTTTTGATAACAAGTAATGATATTCAGGGAGAATCTAAATTGATTAGTTATATAGAAATTTCACAGAACAAAGAACCTGGTTATGGCGTGGATAAAATGTTTGAGAGCatttacttcattttttttcatgctttcaATCTACTtgccaaaaaacaaaagagccCTCTTTTGTGAGGATTGCTAACAGATTCAAGCTCGCAATTTCCTGGTCAGCAAGCACATGTCATGGACATCTTTCCATTCATATGAATAGTGCTTTGATAATTTTGAGttgaaaatacaaatcaaaGCCTTAAAATTTATGCTCACAACTACCAAACTCAaccaaaaatgcaaaaaaactgaattaagTATGCTTTTATATTCACCaacagaaattgtttttttgcctTTGCAGATTGTAAACACGGATCCATACGGTTGGAAAAGATGAAGACAAATGGAGCAATAATATCAAGTTGTGAATTACCTGTGTGGGCCACATATCAAAGTCCTTGTACCTTAGTTCCAAGCAACTCAAAACACTAATATTAGCTATATCCAAATTATCTACTTAATGCAAcaaaaatttttattatgacCATGTTAGAGGCTGAAACCTGCATGTGCAGTCCATCCAGTTCTCTGTGCCAGCTAGTGGCCTGTAAGACTGGAGACATTGCCCACCAAACATACTTTGAGAGAAAGAGATGCAAAGTTCCATCACTAGAAATTAAAGCGACGAGAAATCTAAAAATCACATAAACAGACAAGGTAACATACTGaaacaaacagtaacagttaggATACAGACTAGGATTCACAGCAACATTTTCTCTAGCAGATGTGTCTTTGGATATATGCATTGTGCTGATCCTTTGGATTTCCCTCTGTTCATTAGCATTCAAGTCTCTTTCTCCTGGAGCCTGCCTTGCTtcagcaccaccaccactaccacTTCTTGCTGCACTTCCTGCATGAAGTGAAAGTATGCAAGATTTGCAGGTGCACATATAAAGTCGGCATTGAAACTTTGAACAATTACCTGAAAGTTCAGACCAAATTCTGGTGTGATCAGATGGATGTTCAGATACATTGACTCCACATCTCTCTTGTTGTCCTTGCGACCCTGTCCCATCTGCAGCCTGACCATGTGCCGTGGCTTGTGGAGGTTCTGGTCGATTTCCTTCATGGAGCTGTGATATAAGCATGGTTGCAAGTACAAGAGTAGCATCGAAGTTTGAGCTCGATCCATCATCCAGACCAAATTTTGGTGCCATTAAAATAGGCCTGTATACCAACAAATGGTTTTTGCACAAATGGAatcatatttttagataatcttAATACTAAATCCCAAAtggcaagaaaaaacaaacaagggcTGCTGATGCAGTGTGCATTAATGGTGTTATACAAATGCACGAGTCTGAATTACTGATGCAATACAACTTGGGATTTAGCTTCTCTTTTAACAAAGGTTTGAATTGTCAGTGTTAAGCAATGCAAATCAATCTGCAAATACTAATATTACTAGCAACACTTCTAGGCTAATGTTCCACTGAATTGCATTCAATCTACAGAAATTTATCTCTTTAGCTTAATGTAATTATAAATCAAGGCCATGCTGCGTGCACACACATATTCATGGATGAAGACTGCCAGAAACTTTTCACATGGAAACATGCTGAGGCTTCAATTTGTGACCAAATGGATACTTAACATCATGGTCAGTCTGCAGATAGGCTGAATCCAGCGGTTGAACATGAAACTCATAAAATGAGTAACCATTCTTCAGGAAGGGGGCAAAGGGCAAGAAGGCAAGAAAATGAAACAGAAGGTTAATAACTAAAACATAAAGAAGAAACATCTTACTCTCCAGCCTTTTCAAGATATATATGAATATCAACTTCGCAACCCtcgcagaaagaaagaaatgcctgcaatttagaaaaaatgacAAATCACCCAAATAGACATGTTAACTCTTtggtcaaaatataaaaatcaaaccagaaAATAACATGACAATAATTATAACAACAGGAACCATGATTAGCTGGCATTAATCTCCATTTAAATGTCATAAAGGGTtgttaaaaagaataaggattagtCAACTTGAGCAAATGACACAACTGTTATGAAAACTAAAATGATATGCTTTGGGATCAGAACCAGGACCACTAAACCTTCAGTTCCTTCACACCAAATGTCACATCCACAGGGTCTCCACTGTGAGTATACTGGACAAATTCTTCAGCTGGATCTATCCACAGCTGAGTGTGCAGTGAAGAGTCGTTGTCTGCAGTTGAAAATTTGAAGCATGAATATCCTGTTTGAAATGGTCAGGAATGCAAAAAATCATGAGTTCGCACCCTTGGTTGGGTCTATGTAACTTCTAAGTTCAACAGCTTTTCCTCCTATTTCATTTTCAGTGTCAGAAGCCATGGATGCACGTTCTGTTGCAATGATGGTGATCTCCTGGAGTGATGACTGAAAATTGGCAAGCAGTCTGTTAAGATCATGAGGTCTCACAACTAAGCTGCTTGGATATCTTCTCCTGTCAAGAGACAGACGTTGAATGTCCGGCTCAACATTGCAAGTAATCCAATAGGATTTTCTCATACCTGAACGTAGGAGCTATGAATTTGTTGTGACCataaaagaatcaaatataTAACACACTACATAATTAAACTTGTGTGGTAATTATGGTTGTACTCTGAATCTCCGATAACAACATTTCACAGAAGCACTCCAAGCAAACAGTCAAGAATAAAAGGATGTGGGCAACATCAGTAGTTCAATTGGAACCTGAAATTTGAAGACTCTAATGCCACAAACACAATTCAAGGAATACGATAGTATTTACAGGGGCAAATTGTCACTATACTAGCTtccttgctttataattcttgtCAGGACTAGTCGCGACTAACTTTGACCTTCAATTACAAATCAACTCAACAAGTCTTTATTGGACACTAAGGCATGAAACATACTGGAGTAACCATGTTTCTTACTACTATCATTGAAATGATATCTTCCATGGTTTCCCTGCATAAAATGCATAAAGATATAATGCCCCCCGAAGTAGCAGTTGAACTCTCACTTTGTTGCCAGCAAACTCTACTATAGTATCCGTTAGATATTATTATCACCAACCATATAAAGGCGCCAACCACCAATCATCTCCACTTCCCAATATTAAGTATACAGCGATTAAATGAGTAGTATACAAAgcactaaaaaacaaacacatttaCCATTGAAGCATTCCAAAGTCCATTTCACTTTAGAAGCATCCGGATCAGGCAAATGCACACTCAGATGATCAACACCTGCAATTGGCGTCCTAAGAACCGAACAAATCGCCTGAACACACGCTTGCAAAGTCAGTAATCAACACCGCTAGATTACCTAACACCATTACTTAATTctaatctcaaattaaaaggCTATGACCATTAATTACCTTCAGAAGCACACTGAATTTGACTTCGGTACCGGAAACTGTATACACATCAAAGAAACTCGCCTTAAATGTAATACACTGGTACGCAGATCGTGATGAATGTAGCGTGTGGAGCGAAAGCTGGAGAAATGTTATCCAAAATTTAAACCTAATCGATGATTAACCAACCAATAACGCTTTTTTTGTACTTAATTCCTACTAGAGTGAGTGTAATTAGCATTTCTCTATCTTAAAACCCTAAAAtcagaaataattaattaaaaaacatgaaataaattaaaatagtgaTTACAAACTAATTGAAGATAAAGAACAACAAATTTCAGTTTCCGAACGTGTTTGGAGAGAGGGAAAGTGAAAAGGAGCGAGTACCTGAGAAGGAGAAGCTTGGATAGCAAGCTCGTTGCCGATACGTGAGAGGCACGTGATGGAGCGAGCGAAGGTTTTCAGCGCGTTTCCGCTGAGACTCAACTCCATCTTTGtgattctctctctttccccCAAATGTGTGTAGCGATAAATAGACGAGAATTTTCTCGCTATGGAATTGGCGGGAAGAAATAAGTATATTCCTAATTTTACTTCTGTAAATGAATTATATACTGATATCTAGGATTTTTTACACAATGACTTGTTTGCTGTTTACCTAAAATATAAATCGTGTTCTGAAATCAATGGGTCCGTTTTACATGTATTAGAGCcgattttatgtttattttttaaaatattttttatttaaaaatatattttttaatataaatataattaaacaatttaaaattttttaaaaataatttaaaaaaacactttaaaaactcaaaaaactcTAAACTTacagtaaaatataattacgGACAGAGTTAGGATAATTTTCTAGGATgtcaaaacttaaatattacttgctttgattttaaaaattaaatttattattttcaagccATGATATTATTGGGATTTTTTAAGGCCCGACCCCGCTTGTCCCCTAGTTTTGCCACGAAGCACGCAACAACGTGATCACGAGCAATGGCAAGAGAGCTTTGAACTTGGTAATTTACAACTCACTACttcaatttttcataatttgcaTCGCTTTTGAGGAAACCTTcgagtttttctttgttttttttttcaaaaaatatatctttctttATTTACCATCCATTTCAATACTCGAAGAATAATCCTTTACTtaaatagcttaaaaaaaaattaaattcaagagTGATATGATGAAGATTTTAGAATGAGATTTCGGAGAGAATTCTCGTAAGAGCAGCACTACTCAATTtccaaatcaaatataaaagaaaaaattttcacctaaaaaaattaaaaagaatttttatatgtgtgtgtatattaaaaaaaaaagcatatttaGGAAAATATCCTAAAATAATTATACAGAGGCGAAGGATGCACTTATAACGCACAGACGAAGTTTTCAAACAGACGGCAACGTTTAGCATTAAACTGCAAAGTCATCAGGGGCATTTCCGTCCATATATAATCACAACTAAACACTAGGGTTCTGCAGCCATATAAAAAACAGCAAAGAAAGCCTTCATCTCCTACTCAGCTTACCCTAGCAGTGGCAGCCTCTCCTCTTCCTGgtactccctctctctctctatcctcCTTTTCTTTGATAATAACTGTGAAGTGGACAAGTTTCTTAAAGAAGGGTTGTTTGTAAAATCAGGTGATTTAGAGCTTAAACTGTATTTGGGGTAGAAAATCAAAAGCAGACAAGATGCAGAACGAAGAGGGACAAAACATGGATCTTTACATCCCCAGGAAATGGTATCTTAACTTTCTCTGCCTGTctatttttggtttggtttttttaaggtAAGGAATCTTAGTTAAGGTTGCTTTTATTGTTATGTTGTTTTGCAGCTCCGCCACAAACAGGCTTATCACCTCTAAGGACCATGCGTCTGTTCAGATTAATATTGGTCATTTGGATGCCAGTGGTCATTACACTGGCCAGTTCACCACTTTTGCGCTATGTGGCTTCGTCCGTGCCCAGGTATTTTCTTGCTCTTATTTTTCTTGCCTCGAATTAGAAATCTACTGTgaattttttggtgttctttgttaaCACGTAGCTTATTTATTGTCTGttattgctgctgctgttgattttttcgttttttttaatatccctTGATAGAAGGCTCCAATCGATGGAGATGGGTAGTGTTTGGACCTATGTAGATGGGGCTGTCGTGGCGTTAGAACATGGATTCTTTGGTTTAGGATTCTAGTCTGGGAAAGAGTTAATGATCATGCTTAGAGTATCCTCTCTggccttttttcttttggatctAATAGCTTATTAGTTCCTTTGTTGGATAGTCTAGTGCCTCCATTTGGATTATCAAAATCTCCTaagatgatttgtttttatttttattcttacaatgATATTTATCCACCCATCTTGATAATGGATGTCTGGTTTTTTGTCTTGTaagtattatttaatattacttttcttgggattttattgttttattttctgtgTTTTGCCCAATGATGCACAATACAAACTGTGTTGAATGGTTGCAAATGGCCTGTTCATTGATAGCCTTCACTCCCCACCTCAtccacctccaccacctccGCCACACACCTTTTATGCACACAAAAGTACACTTTGTGGTGGTGTGTGAAGGCTTTTGATGAACCCCATTAGCGAAAAATCATGTATGATTTTCAGAAGCTATGAGATCTGAGGGCTTTTgaacttttatttcattttagaaaactaaaattattgtcTCTCTTCACTTCTTCACTAATAACTTGATCAGTTTTCTGTTGATAGTATAATGCCATGCTTTTGTTGGTCTCCCTTTTGAATAAttagttttatcttttgataatatttatttatctcacCAAAGACTTAATAATTTAGCTTTTGCTAGCAAACACATTTTGGTTCTAATTTTCTTGATCGGGGTTCTGTTTTGTTTATCTATGCTTTGCCCGATGATGCACA
Coding sequences within it:
- the LOC133669351 gene encoding uncharacterized protein LOC133669351, which gives rise to MELSLSGNALKTFARSITCLSRIGNELAIQASPSQLSLHTLHSSRSAYQCITFKASFFDVYTVSGTEVKFSVLLKAICSVLRTPIAGVDHLSVHLPDPDASKVKWTLECFNGMRKSYWITCNVEPDIQRLSLDRRRYPSSLVVRPHDLNRLLANFQSSLQEITIIATERASMASDTENEIGGKAVELRSYIDPTKDNDSSLHTQLWIDPAEEFVQYTHSGDPVDVTFGVKELKAFLSFCEGCEVDIHIYLEKAGEPILMAPKFGLDDGSSSNFDATLVLATMLISQLHEGNRPEPPQATAHGQAADGTGSQGQQERCGVNVSEHPSDHTRIWSELSGSAARSGSGGGAEARQAPGERDLNANEQREIQRISTMHISKDTSARENVAVNPSLGHPVQKDHAKEAQERSETNAHSFSQRHPSNWVDADEDEDEDDDGDADGNELCVQSTPPYYEEQ
- the LOC133668962 gene encoding small ribosomal subunit protein eS21y; this encodes MQNEEGQNMDLYIPRKCSATNRLITSKDHASVQINIGHLDASGHYTGQFTTFALCGFVRAQGDADSAVDRLWQKKKTELRQQ